A segment of the uncultured Desulfobulbus sp. genome:
GATATCGGACAGTCCTGGTCAATATCCCCAAGAAGACCGAAAAAATTCAATACATCATTATCACGGATCCAGATTTCCGGGATGTCAACGGCATTCATTTGGGGACCTCGTATGCTGCGGTGCAGAAAAAATTGCAGGTCAATGGAACCGGCAACTCGATCGTGGATATGGAAAAGGCCATAGGGTATGTGTTTGATGCTTCCAGTCGAGTGTCCCAGATTATTTACGGTATAATTCGCTGAGAACTAGTGTCCGTCCAGAAATGAGGATGTTTGTTCAAGTTCAGGTAAGCCACGACTCCGAGGCATGCGAAAAATTTTACCGCAGGCATATAGATGATATCGGAGTCTTCGCTTACCTCCGAGGGTAGAATTTTAAGCATAACGCCGAAATTGGGCAGGTAAGCGCAGACTCCGAAAAGATCGATTCTGGATGGAAACTAGGCGTTCAACTACGGTTTGGCACAAAAAAATGGAGGAAGTGCGTGAATATCGTTCGGCAAGAACTCAAAACTGTCAAAAATTTTGAAGATCAAACCTGTTTTGGTTGTGGCAGCAAAAATCCCGTTGGTCTGAAGATGGAGTTTCTAACCGACGATACCCGTCTCTATTCCTATGTCAGCGTTCCCAAGACCATGGCTGGCTGGGATTCCACCGTCCATGGCGGTATCCTCACGACCATCCTGGATGAGATGATGGGCTGGTCGGTTATTTACCTTTTGGGAAAAATCGGAGTGACCAAGTCCATCAATGTGGACTTCAAAAAACCTGTCCCTTCAGAAACGCCGCTTGTGGCCATTGGCACCATTCAAGAGGTGGTCTCCGAACGCAAGGTCATTGTTTCCGGTGAAATTTATAACCAGGACTCGGCGCTCTGTGTCCAGTCTACAGGTGTCTTTGCCTCCATGACCGCTCAGGCCGCCGTACGGCTTGGCGTGATGAGCACGGATTATATGGAGCGTTTTTTGCCCTTGTTACGGCAGAAGGATGAGGCGAAGTCGGGGAAGTGACAGCGGCGCAACTTTAAAAAAAATGCCACGGGCCTATATTCAGGCCAGGGGCATTTTTTTTTGTTACCATCAATACTCAGCGAAGGGTGGGCAGATGTTGTTTTCTACACCACCGGGGGGCAAGGGCACGAACTCTCGGAGGGCACAAAAAAGTACCCAGCCTCCATTCCTTTGGAATGAGACAATCCCTGGCTTGACTGGTTGTGATTCAGTGATGATCAGAATTTTTTACCAGCTCGACGGCGGCCTGTGCAATCCCTTTACTGTCTATTCCTGCATTCTTCCAGAGAATCGCCTGGGGACCATGCTCGACAAAGGCGTCGCTGTAGCCAAGCATCTTCACGGGGAGGTGCAGACCATTGTGCTGGAGCAGTTCCAGCACCGAGCTGCCAAACCCACCTTGGATGGCGTTGTCCTCAATGGTGATCACCTTTCCGGTTTCGCGGGCTAGCTCGCAAATCAGTTTGCCATCTAATGGTTTGATAAAGCGGGGATTAACCACGGCCGCCCTGATTCCTTGCGTCTCCAACAGTTGTGCCGCCTCAACCGCTGCAGCAACCCGGTTGCCCACAGGTAGAAGCAGCAGATCGCTTCCATCACGGAGCACCTCGGCCTCTTGGTAGTGAATCGGGGCAAAGTCGGCCTCAAGCGGCACACCTTCGCCACTCCCGCGGGGGTAGCGGATAACTACGGGGCCGTCATGCTCCAGACAGAAGGCGAGCATGTGCTGGAGTTCGTTTTCATCCTTGGGAGCCAGAATGGTCAGGTTTGGCACGAAGCGCAGAAAGGAGAGGTCAAACACGCCATGATGAGTGGGGCCATCTGCGCCAACAACGCCTGCCCGATCCAGGGCAATGGTTACCGGCAGCTTGGGTAGGCAGACATCATGGATCAGCTGATCCAGCGAGCGTTGCATGAAAGAACTGTACACCGCAAAAAACGGGCGCAGTCCCTCAAGCGCCAATCCGGCTGCAAAGGTCACCGCGTGCTGCTCGGCAATGCCCACATCAAAAAAACGGTCGGGGAATTCAGCGGCAAAGGGAGCCAGACCCGTTCCGGCGGGCATGGCAGCCGTGATTCCAACCACTCGTTTATCCTGACGGGCCAGGCGGGAGAGGGTTTGGCCGAAGACCTTGGTGTAGGAGATCGGAGCGCTGGAGTTTTTCTTTTGGATACCAGTGGCGATATCAAAGGGGCCAACGCCATGGTAGTCGCCGGGGTTCTCTTCTGCGGGTTTGTAACCTTTCCCCTTGGTGGTGATCACATGAACCAGTACAGGGCCGTGGTTATGATCGCGTACGTTTTCCAAAGTAGCAATCAGGTCTTCGAGCTCATGGCCGGGGATGGGGCCCACATATTTGAACTTGAGCGCCTCAAAAAGCATGCCCGGTGTGAAAAAGCCTTTGAGGCTTTCCTCACTTTTACGCAGCACGGAGAGAATATTTTCACCCACCGAGGAGAGCGCCATGAGACGGTCTTCGATATGATCACGCAGGCGGCGAATGGTACGGCCGGTCATCTTGCGACTTAAAAAGCTGGAGAGCGCCCCTACGTTTTTTGAGATCGACATCTCGTTATCGTTGAGGATCACCACCAGGTTTTTGCCCAGATCACCAGCGTGATTGAGTCCCTCAAAGGCCATGCCCGCAGTCATTGAGCCATCGCCGATGATGGTGACCACCTTGGCGGAATCCTTCTGGCGGCATTTGGCCGTGGCCATACCAAGTCCATAAGAAATCGAGGTGGAGCTGTGTCCCGCTTCCACCGTATCGTACGGGCTCTCTCCACGTTTGGGAAAACCACTCATCCCTTTGTACTGGCGCAGGGTCGAGAAGGTATCCCGACGGCCGGTTAGCAATTTATGGGCGTAGGCCTGGTGGCCAACATCCCAGACCAAACGATCCCGTGGTGTGTCGAACACGTAGTGCAGTGCGATACTGAGCTCCACCACTCCCAGGCTGGGGGCGAGATGGCCACCGTTTGCAGCAACCGTGTTGATAATGGTGTCTCGAAGTTCCTGGGCCAGCTGTGACATCTGCGGCACATTGAGGCGGCGGAGATCTCGGGGCGAGTTAATGGTGTCCAGCAGAGTTGAGGGACGGTCGGTGAGGGAGTCCACAATGAGCATAACTATTTCTTTCTATCCACTATGTAATGTGCCAATGCCCGTAGCGGGTCTGCGTGAGCATCAAAATTTTCCAGAGCCGCCAGTGCTTCCTTGACAGCCTCGCGGGCCATGGTGCGGGTTGTTTCCACACCAAAGAGCGATGGGTAAGTGACCTTATCGGCTTCGACATCGCTGCCGGCCGGTTTGCCGAGTTCTTCAGTGGTGGCCTCGACATCCAAGAGATCATCGACAATCTGAAAGGCAAGGCCGATGTTGTTGCCGTAGGTCTGGAGAGCTGCCTCCTGTTCCACCGTGGCTCCGGCCACCATGGCTCCCGTTAGCACCGAGGCTGTAATAAGGGCACCAGTTTTGCTACGGTGGATGGCTCGCAGGGTCTCATAGCCCACCTGCTTACCTTCGTAGAGCATATCCAGTGATTGGCCACCAACCATGCCCAGAGGGCCCGCTGCCCGAGCGATGGTGTTGATGAGCCGAATTCTGGTGGAGTCATCCACACCCTTGGTTGCCTGACCACTGAGTAGATCAAAGGCGTAGGTCAGTAAACCGTCACCCGCCAGGATTGCGCCAGCCTCACCGTAAATGGTATGGTTGGTTGGCTTGCCCCGACGAAGATCGTCATCATCCATGGCGGGGAGATCGTCGTGAATCAGAGAGTAGGTGTGAATACATTCCAGAGCGCAGGCCACGGAGAGTGCTTTTGCGCGAACCTCCTGGCTACTATCCACAGCACCTGCTCCTGCGATACAGAGAATAGGGCGAATCCGTTTGCCGCCAACAAAGAGGCTATAGCGCATGGATTCTATGTGCTTGCTGAAATCACCGGATTTTTCGAGCATCAATGCAGCAAGTCGGTCTTCGACCAGCTGCCGTTGCTCATTGAGATACGTTTTGATCTCCACAGGTTTCCTCGGTAAAAGGGACAGCTTCCAGGGTGCCGTTTTTTTTGAGCAACAGCTCGACTTGGGCCTTGGCCTCGTCAAGCTTGCCATTACAAAACTGCACCAGGCTCATTCCCTCGTTAAATTTTTCCAGACTTTTTTCCAGACTCAGGTCTCCGTTTTCCAGCTCATCGGTGATCTGTTCTAGTTTAGTCAGTGCGGTCTCAAAAGTCTTTTTAGCCATAAAGCGGTTCCGTCCGCGTGAGAATATGTTGTTCAGCGGTCACCCGCCGTCACGGATTCAGAAATTTATTTGCCCAAATAGAGGAGCAAGGGTAAACATGCATACTAAACATTCTCCAAGTTCCTTTCAACCTCATCTTTTATGATGTCGAGACTTGTTCAACAATTCGTCAGCTGGTTGCTCGTTGAAAAGGGGTACTCACCCCATACTGCAGATGGATATCAGCGAGATATTCTAGACTTTTATCAGTTTGCAGGAGCAACACTTTTGCCGACTGATATTACACCACAACTGGTCCAATCGTTTGTCGGTTCGCTTTACGGGCGTAACGCATCGGCATCGGTGGCCCGCAAACTTTCAGCTCTGCGCACCTTTTTTCGTTTTCTCAAACGTGAAGGTGTGCTCCATGTTGATCCGCTTGCAGGAGTTTCTGGTCCTAAGCAAGGGCAGCACATCCCAGCTTTTTTAACCGTTGACGAGGTCTTTGCCCTGCTGGAAGCGCCTGTTGTTTCCGACCGATACTGGCGGCGTGACCGGGCGCTGCTTGAGATGTTGTATGCCACAGGAATGCGGGTTTCCGAGTTGGTCGGTTCCAACCTTGAAGATATAGATCTGGTTGCTGAGATGGTGCGCGTACGTGGCAAAGGGAACAAGGAACGCATTGTGCCTTTTGGGCGCGCAGCCCATGCGGCAATCGAGCAGTACCTGCCGGAGCGGGAATCCTTGAGTCAGGCTCGAGCCCAGCGTGGCAAGCCGGTGGAGCGAGAAGCTCTCTTTCTCAACGGGCAGGGAAGTCGTTTAAGTGGACGCAGTGTGGAGCGGAGTATCGTCAGTTATGCTCAGCGAGCGGGCATCGCCGTTACCGTGACTCCCCATGCCCTGCGCCACTCCTTTGCCACCCATCTGTTGGAAATGGGAGCTGACCTGCGTACTGTACAGGAGTTACTGGGCCATGTCAGCCTTTCCACCACCCAACGATATACCCACTTGAATATTACGCATCTCTCCCGGGTCTATGACCAGGCACACCCCCAGGCCAAAGGGGCATCACGCTCAGAGGGCTGAGCCTTGACGGAGTTTTTGATCGTGGTTACAGGTCATCCTCAACTTCTGTGTTTCTTGAAACAAGGAAGTTTTGAAGGATCGCTTTTCTGCCAATCTAGGCGGTATGTTTATCTTCCAATGATGCAAGAAACCCACAAACTATAAACGGCGTTTGCGCGCTGATCATTCTTTTTTCTTACATATCCTATGCAAAAACCTAAAATTCGTTCCACCACCATCGTGGCTATTCGTCACAAAGGTGAGGTCGTGGTCGCTGGAGATGGCCAGGTGACCCTCGGCGCCACAGTGATTAAGCATCAGGCGCGGAAGGTGCGGCGACTCTACCATGATAAGGTGATCACCGGGTTTGCCGGATCCACTGCCGATGCCTTTACCTTGTATGACCGATTGGAGCAGAAACTGGAGCAGTTTAACGGCAACCTGATGCGCGCTGCGGTTGAACTGGCCAAAGACTGGCGTATGGACAAGATGTTGCGTCGTCTTGAAGCCATGCTCATCGCTGTTGACAGCAAACATTCCCTGCTGCTTTCCGGAACCGGTGATGTGATCGAGGCCGATGACGCTATTCTGGCCATTGGCTCGGGTGGTCCGTATGCCCTGGCCGCAGCTCGAGCTCTGGTCGCCCATTCCGACTTAGATGCTGAGGCCATAGCCCGTACATCCCTGGAAATTGCTGGTTCAATCTGCATCTACACCAATTCCAATATCGTTGTTGAAAAAATATGAAAGGAATAAATTCTCTTACCCCCAGGCAGACCGTCGCCGAACTTGACCGCTACATCATCGGTCAGGCCGATGCCAAACGCTCCGTTGCCATAGCCTTGAGGAATCGTTGGCGTCGCCAACAGGTCGAGCCGCCGCTTCGTGAAGAGATTGCGCCCAAAAATATCATCATGATCGGGCCGACGGGTGTGGGAAAAACCGAGATCGCCCGCCGCCTGGCCCAGTTGGCTAAAAGTCCTTTTCTGAAAGTCGAGGCTTCCAAGTTCACTGAGGTTGGCTATGTGGGACGCGATGTGGAGTCCATGATTCGCGACCTGACCCAGTTGGCGATCAATATGGTGACCAAAGAAGAGCAGGAAGGTGTCCAGGAAAAGGCTGAAGTGATGGCGGAAGAGCGTCTGCTCGATTTGCTCCTGCCAAGCTCCGGTGGAGCTTCTCCTGTCAGCCAGCCCCAACCATCCAATGTGATCTCTCTTGGTTTTGACACCGAAAATCGGGAAAGCAGCGAAAATGAAACCCGCACTCAAACCACCCGCGAGCGGTTTCGGGAGATGCTGCGCCAGGGAGACCTGGATGATCGAGAGGTGGAAATGTCGGTCGCCACGACAGGTGGTGCTCCGGTGGTGGAAGTCTTTTCAGCCTCCGGGATGGAGGAAATGCAGAACTCGCTGCAGGACGCCTTTTCCAAATTTTTTCCGAAAAAGAAACAGAGCAAAAAAGTTAAGGTGCCCGAGGCGCTGGAACTGCTCAAACGGGAAGAGGCAGAGCGGCTGGTGGATAACGAGTCTGTGACCGAAAAGGCGATTCGTCGTACCGAGCAGTCGGGGATTATCTTCTTAGACGAGATCGATAAGATTGCCGCCCGCAGTGGTTCCGGCTCCGGTTCTCCCGATGTCTCCCGGGAAGGTGTGCAGCGTGATCTGTTGCCCATCGTCGAGGGAACCACCGTAACCACCAAGTACGGTCCGGTTAAAACCGATCACATCCTTTTTATCGCCAGTGGCGCCTTTCATATGGCCAAACCCTCGGATCTGGCCCCCGAGCTCCAGGGGCGGTTTCCCATTCGGGTCAACCTGCAGGCCTTGGGCGAGGAGGAGTTTTTTCGCATTCTCACCGAGCCTCAAAATGCGCTGATCAAACAGTACCAGGCCATGCTTGATACCGAGGATATCAACCTGGTCTTTGAAGAAGATGCCATTCGAGAATTGGCTCGTATCGCAGTGCAGGTGAACCAGAAAACTGAGGATATTGGTGCCCGTCGTCTGCATACCGTGGTGGAACGGGTGCTGGATGAGGTCTCCTTTGACGCCCCGGATCGTGATGAGCTCACCTTCACCGTGACGGCAAAGTATGTGCGCCAGCAACTTGACGATATCTCAGAAAACCAGGATCTCAGTCGGTACATTCTCTAATGAAGCCAGAAACGATAGACCCCGAACTGAAATACTGCCCCCAGTGTGCCGATGAATACCGGGCCGATATAGTCATCTGTGCTGATTGCCAGGTACCGTTGGTGCTCGGAGAGACAATGCTTGAGGCACAGGCGGTAGGCGAGTCAGAGACGTCGTCTTCGCTGGTGATTGCACCCAATGAGGCGGTGGTCAGTATACGACGCGGCCCCCTGTTGCAGCTTAAGGAGCTGCAGCGGGTCGTGCAGGGAAAAGGCTTGGCCGCCCGACTGGTGAAAGAAGAGGGGGGGGGCTGCGGCTGTAAAGGGCCAGAGGTGCTGCTGCAAGTTCGGGAGCAGGATCTTCAACGGGTTATGGCCGTGCTCAGTGATGATTATTTTCAAAGTACAGGCTTAAATGACCATGATATCGAGCATGTGGGAGCTGTCTTTGATGATGAGCACGAAGAGACCAACTGCCCGGCCTGCGGAACCCGTTTTGCCACCAGCCAGACCACCTGTCCTGACTGTGGTCTCTGTTTTGGCTAAGAGCTAAGCCGATATATGTTGGGGGGCGTGCCTCTCCGCCAACGTAACTCAGCTCACCCGCACATTGCTCAGCTCAGTTTATGCACTCACCCTCTATGCAACAGTTCCCTCCGATCATCACCCTGATTACTGATTTTGGCCTGGATGATCCCTATGTGGGCCAGATGAAAGGGGCCCTGCTGTCAGGGTGCCCGCAGGCAACCCTTGTGGATATCAGCCATGCCGTTCCGCCCTGGAATATCCATGCTGCTGCGGTAACCCTTGCAACCTCCTATGCCTGTTTTCCTCGAGGGACCATTCATCTAGTGGTAGTTGATCCAGGTGTGGGCAGTGAGCGCCAGATGATTGCCGCCCACGGAAACGATCATTATTTTGTCTGTCCGGATAACGGTATTCTGAGTTTGCTTCTGGACGAAGGAACAGTCGCCACCGTGCATCAACTCGATGCGCAGCCCACTGGTCGTCTCATCAGCCCCACCTTCCACGGCCGAGATGTCATGGCTCCGGCTGCGGCAGCCCTGGCAACGGGCAAGCGGCTGGCTTCCCT
Coding sequences within it:
- the dxs gene encoding 1-deoxy-D-xylulose-5-phosphate synthase, with protein sequence MLIVDSLTDRPSTLLDTINSPRDLRRLNVPQMSQLAQELRDTIINTVAANGGHLAPSLGVVELSIALHYVFDTPRDRLVWDVGHQAYAHKLLTGRRDTFSTLRQYKGMSGFPKRGESPYDTVEAGHSSTSISYGLGMATAKCRQKDSAKVVTIIGDGSMTAGMAFEGLNHAGDLGKNLVVILNDNEMSISKNVGALSSFLSRKMTGRTIRRLRDHIEDRLMALSSVGENILSVLRKSEESLKGFFTPGMLFEALKFKYVGPIPGHELEDLIATLENVRDHNHGPVLVHVITTKGKGYKPAEENPGDYHGVGPFDIATGIQKKNSSAPISYTKVFGQTLSRLARQDKRVVGITAAMPAGTGLAPFAAEFPDRFFDVGIAEQHAVTFAAGLALEGLRPFFAVYSSFMQRSLDQLIHDVCLPKLPVTIALDRAGVVGADGPTHHGVFDLSFLRFVPNLTILAPKDENELQHMLAFCLEHDGPVVIRYPRGSGEGVPLEADFAPIHYQEAEVLRDGSDLLLLPVGNRVAAAVEAAQLLETQGIRAAVVNPRFIKPLDGKLICELARETGKVITIEDNAIQGGFGSSVLELLQHNGLHLPVKMLGYSDAFVEHGPQAILWKNAGIDSKGIAQAAVELVKNSDHH
- the hslV gene encoding ATP-dependent protease subunit HslV codes for the protein MQKPKIRSTTIVAIRHKGEVVVAGDGQVTLGATVIKHQARKVRRLYHDKVITGFAGSTADAFTLYDRLEQKLEQFNGNLMRAAVELAKDWRMDKMLRRLEAMLIAVDSKHSLLLSGTGDVIEADDAILAIGSGGPYALAAARALVAHSDLDAEAIARTSLEIAGSICIYTNSNIVVEKI
- the xseB gene encoding exodeoxyribonuclease VII small subunit, producing MAKKTFETALTKLEQITDELENGDLSLEKSLEKFNEGMSLVQFCNGKLDEAKAQVELLLKKNGTLEAVPFTEETCGDQNVSQ
- the hslU gene encoding ATP-dependent protease ATPase subunit HslU — protein: MKGINSLTPRQTVAELDRYIIGQADAKRSVAIALRNRWRRQQVEPPLREEIAPKNIIMIGPTGVGKTEIARRLAQLAKSPFLKVEASKFTEVGYVGRDVESMIRDLTQLAINMVTKEEQEGVQEKAEVMAEERLLDLLLPSSGGASPVSQPQPSNVISLGFDTENRESSENETRTQTTRERFREMLRQGDLDDREVEMSVATTGGAPVVEVFSASGMEEMQNSLQDAFSKFFPKKKQSKKVKVPEALELLKREEAERLVDNESVTEKAIRRTEQSGIIFLDEIDKIAARSGSGSGSPDVSREGVQRDLLPIVEGTTVTTKYGPVKTDHILFIASGAFHMAKPSDLAPELQGRFPIRVNLQALGEEEFFRILTEPQNALIKQYQAMLDTEDINLVFEEDAIRELARIAVQVNQKTEDIGARRLHTVVERVLDEVSFDAPDRDELTFTVTAKYVRQQLDDISENQDLSRYIL
- a CDS encoding SAM-dependent chlorinase/fluorinase; amino-acid sequence: MQQFPPIITLITDFGLDDPYVGQMKGALLSGCPQATLVDISHAVPPWNIHAAAVTLATSYACFPRGTIHLVVVDPGVGSERQMIAAHGNDHYFVCPDNGILSLLLDEGTVATVHQLDAQPTGRLISPTFHGRDVMAPAAAALATGKRLASLGAVLPLAQLSRLDLPLLQPGKTAVRGQVLSIDHFGNVRTTIRVPRSQASPPHMKHVEICGRRLTTFATNYAQVEKGALLVLVDSSGFIEIAANQASATTLLGCVPGEPVTFVCT
- a CDS encoding PaaI family thioesterase, giving the protein MNIVRQELKTVKNFEDQTCFGCGSKNPVGLKMEFLTDDTRLYSYVSVPKTMAGWDSTVHGGILTTILDEMMGWSVIYLLGKIGVTKSINVDFKKPVPSETPLVAIGTIQEVVSERKVIVSGEIYNQDSALCVQSTGVFASMTAQAAVRLGVMSTDYMERFLPLLRQKDEAKSGK
- a CDS encoding farnesyl diphosphate synthase, with the translated sequence MEIKTYLNEQRQLVEDRLAALMLEKSGDFSKHIESMRYSLFVGGKRIRPILCIAGAGAVDSSQEVRAKALSVACALECIHTYSLIHDDLPAMDDDDLRRGKPTNHTIYGEAGAILAGDGLLTYAFDLLSGQATKGVDDSTRIRLINTIARAAGPLGMVGGQSLDMLYEGKQVGYETLRAIHRSKTGALITASVLTGAMVAGATVEQEAALQTYGNNIGLAFQIVDDLLDVEATTEELGKPAGSDVEADKVTYPSLFGVETTRTMAREAVKEALAALENFDAHADPLRALAHYIVDRKK
- a CDS encoding tyrosine recombinase XerC, with amino-acid sequence MMSRLVQQFVSWLLVEKGYSPHTADGYQRDILDFYQFAGATLLPTDITPQLVQSFVGSLYGRNASASVARKLSALRTFFRFLKREGVLHVDPLAGVSGPKQGQHIPAFLTVDEVFALLEAPVVSDRYWRRDRALLEMLYATGMRVSELVGSNLEDIDLVAEMVRVRGKGNKERIVPFGRAAHAAIEQYLPERESLSQARAQRGKPVEREALFLNGQGSRLSGRSVERSIVSYAQRAGIAVTVTPHALRHSFATHLLEMGADLRTVQELLGHVSLSTTQRYTHLNITHLSRVYDQAHPQAKGASRSEG